One Oryza glaberrima chromosome 11, OglaRS2, whole genome shotgun sequence genomic region harbors:
- the LOC127754474 gene encoding calcium-dependent protein kinase 24 — MQPDPSGSGGDGNANAKAKLAPPPVTAAGGRPVSVLPHKTANVRDHYRIGKKLGQGQFGTTYLCVDKASGGEFACKSIPKRKLLCREDYEDVWREIQIMHHLSEHPNVVRIRGAYEDALFVHIVMELCAGGELFDRIVAKGHYTERAAAQLIRTIVAVVEGCHSLGVMHRDLKPENFLFASAAEDAPLKATDFGLSMFYKPGDKFSDVVGSPYYVAPEVLQKCYGPESDVWSAGVILYILLCGVPPFWAETEAGIFRQILRGKLDFESEPWPSISDSAKDLVRNMLCRDPTKRLTAHEVLCHPWIVDDAVAPDKPIDSAVLSRLKHFSAMNKLKKMALRVIAESLSEEEIGGLKELFRMIDTDDSGTITFDELKEGLKRVGSELTEHEIQALMEAADIDNSGTIDYGEFIAATLHMNKLEREENLVSAFSFFDKDGSGFITIDELSQACREFGLDDLHLEDMIKDVDQNNDGQIDYSEFTAMMRKGNAGGAGRRTMRNSLQLNLGEILNPSNS, encoded by the exons ATGCAGCCGGACccgagcgggagcggcggcgacggcaacgccAATGCGAAGGCgaagctggcgccgccgccggtgacggcggcgggaggtcggCCGGTGTCGGTGCTGCCGCACAAGACGGCGAACGTGCGCGACCACTACCGCATCGGGAAGAAGCTCGGGCAGGGGCAGTTCGGGACGACGTACCTGTGCGTGGAcaaggcgagcggcggcgagttcGCGTGCAAGTCCATCCCCAAGCGGAAGCTGCTGTGCCGGGAGGACTACGAGGACGTGTGGCGCGAGATCCAGATCATGCACCACCTCTCCGAGCACCCCAACGTCGTCCGCATCCGCGGCGCCTACGAGGACGCGCTGTTCGTCCACATCGTCATGGAGctctgcgccggcggcgagctcttcgACCGCATCGTCGCCAAGGGCCACTACaccgagcgcgccgccgcgcagctcaTCCgcaccatcgtcgccgtcgtcgagggaTGCCACTCGCTCGGCGTCATGCACCGGGACCTCAAGCCCGAGAACTTCCTCTTCGCCAGCGCCGCCGAGGACGCCCCCCTCAAGGCCACTGATTTCGGCCTCTCCATGTTCTACAAGCCTG GTGATAAGTTCTCTGATGTTGTTGGGAGCCCCTATTATGTTGCACCTGAGGTACTTCAGAAATGCTATGGTCCAGAATCTGATGTCTGGAGTGCTGGGGTAATTCTTTACATTTTGCTATGTGGTGTTCCACCATTTTGGGCAG AAACTGAAGCTGGAATTTTCAGGCAGATTCTACGAGGCAAACTTGATTTTGAATCTGAACCCTGGCCTAGCATCTCTGACAGTGCTAAAGATCTAGTCCGTAATATGCTTTGCCGGGATCCTACAAAGAGACTTACAGCCCATGAGGTTCTCT GTCATCCATGGATTGTTGATGATGCTGTGGCACCTGACAAGCCTATTGATTCTGCTGTTTTGTCAAGACTGAAGCACTTTTCGGCAATGAACAAGCTCAAGAAGATGGCATTGAGG GTTATTGCTGAAAGCCTGTCTGAGGAAGAGATTGGAGGACTAAAGGAGCTATTCAGAATGATTGATACTGACGATAGTGGAACTATAACTTTTGATGAGCTGAAAGAGGGCTTGAAAAGGGTGGGTTCAGAATTAACAGAACATGAAATCCAGGCTTTAATGGAAGCG GCTGATATCGACAACAGTGGAACCATCGACTATGGTGAATTCATTGCCGCTACTCTCCACATGAATAAGCTAGAGAGGGAGGAAAACTTAGTATCAGCATTCTCATTTTTCGACAAAGATGGAAGTGGTTTCATAACTATTGATGAGCTGTCACAAGCATGCCGCGAATTTGGCCTTGATGATCTTCACCTTGAGGATATGATTAAAGATGTTGATCAAAACAAT GACGGACAAATTGACTACAGCGAGTTCACGGCGATGATGAGAAAGGGCAATGCTGGTGGAGCTGGAAGGAGAACCATGAGGAACAGCTTGCAGTTGAATCTTGGTGAGATCTTGAACCCCAGCAACAGCTAA
- the LOC127754475 gene encoding uncharacterized protein LOC127754475, with product MPPPRLLAGGDHHPSPTSASSPEHPFLSAHLLLPSPSPSDLPSLHLPLALAFSFLADPSPLPRRLLVVLHAAGGRYPAFYHAFASALLSLPFPLLLPHPRNRLLLAASELARAAAPGFAPLLVSLLRRLPFPGDARLLDIFHEHASFLADEEPQLLASAVFAFLRLLAKNRLAPAPQCLECSDCGECKNAKNLAGCRENLVSFCASVLRDHTQVCELIGRDLVRCLHELVLVQEFHELWKDSMLGRAAEICRIGMPGWCTAMAVSPEMETQLLFMMNNVKWGNQKRYQLWFARKHLMVPGGEERIPDIVRFICCGYHPTNKVMQSGVIARWAVIGWLLTSCNKSYVQANAKVALFYDWLFFDEGKGNVMNIEPAMLLMVNSVSQYTDITNMLLEFLFLLVENYDVRRKEAIAECVRNAFAVLVKKGVVPSLDILTCCEKLSLMLRQKLVAFLSSASPEETEKTCAQPIDEASKAMDLNNRVCSN from the coding sequence atgccgccgccgcggcttctcgccggcggcgaccaccacccGTCACCCACCTCCGCGTCCTCGCCGGAGCACCCGTTCCTCtccgcccacctcctcctcccttccccctccccctccgacCTCCCCTCCCTTCACCTCCCTctcgccctcgccttctccttcctcgccgacccttcccccctcccccgccgcctcctcgtcgtgctccacgccgccggcggccgctacCCCGCCTTCTACCACGCCTTCGCCTCCGcgcttctctccctccccttcccgctcctcctcccccacccgcgcaaccgcctcctcctcgccgcctccgagctcgcccgcgcggcggcgccggggttCGCGCCATTGCTCGTctcgctcctccgccgcctccccttccccggcgACGCCCGCCTGCTCGATATCTTCCACGAGCACGCCTCCTTCCTCGCCGACGAAGAGCCCCagctcctcgcctccgccgtcttcgccttcctccgcctcctcgccaaGAACCGCCTCGCTCCGGCCCCGCAGTGTCTCGAGTGCAGCGACTGTGGCGAGTGCAAGAACGCGAAGAATCTTGCAGGATGCAGGGAGAATCTGGTGTCGTTTTGCGCCTCCGTGTTGCGGGATCACACCCAAGTGTGTGAGCTGATCGGGAGGGACCTCGTGAGGTGTCTCCATGAACTGGTGCTCGTGCAGGAGTTCCATGAACTGTGGAAGGACTCGATGCTGGGCCGTGCGGCGGAGATCTGCCGCATTGGCATGCCGGGTTGGTGCACCGCGATGGCCGTCTCACCGGAGATGGAGACGCAGCTGCTGTTCATGATGAACAATGTGAAGTGGGGGAATCAGAAGAGGTACCAGCTGTGGTTTGCGAGGAAGCATTTGATGGTGCctggaggggaggagaggatacCCGACATTGTCCGGTTCATCTGTTGCGGGTATCACCCAACAAATAAGGTTATGCAGTCTGGTGTCATTGCCCGATGGGCGGTCATAGGTTGGCTGCTGACAAGCTGCAATAAGAGCTATGTGCAGGCGAATGCAAAGGTTGCGCTGTTCTATGACTGGTTGTTTTTCGACGAGGGTAAGGGCAATGTCATGAATATTGAGCCTGCAATGCTCCTGATGGTAAACTCAGTGTCTCAGTATACTGATATCACAAACATGCTACTTGAGTTCTTGTTTCTTCTTGTCGAGAACTATGACGTGCGGAGGAAGGAGGCGATTGCTGAGTGTGTAAGGAACGCATTTGCGGTACTGGTGAAGAAAGGAGTGGTCCCTTCCTTGGATATATTGACATGCTGCGAGAAGCTTTCACTGATGCTGAGGCAGAAACTTGTGGCATTTTTATCTTCTGCTAGTCCTGAAGAAACCGAAAAAACTTGTGCGCAACCCATTGATGAGGCTTCTAAAGCAATGGATTTGAACAACAGAGTTTGCTCAAACTAG